The proteins below are encoded in one region of Caballeronia sp. SL2Y3:
- a CDS encoding (Fe-S)-binding protein, with translation MNPVFVITALLWLSVAGLAFAVMKRAAYWREGRATAAGAYGWANLLSIPKRYFVDLHHVVARDPYIAKTHVATAGGAILAMALVFVNYGLAIYSPWIDKLIFIAALVMLGGTFFVWKRRHGAKQVPARLSRGPWDALPLLLGAFAFGLALFTLLPATWMSGALAIIVALSIAAGAYTMTFGAARGGPMKHAMAGLLHLAFHPRQERFKAQHENDVVPPTALKKPVLDAKEYGVGKPVEFRWNQLLSFDACVQCGKCEAACPAFASGQPLNPKKLIQDLVTGMVGGTDAAYAGSPTPGIPLGKHAGAPGKPLISSMVEADTIWSCTTCRACVQECPMLIEHVDAIVDMRRNQTLVEGDVPGKGPITLANLRETGSANGYDIGARYDWSVDLQVQVAQPGRPVDVLLIAGEGAFDMRYQRTLRAFVKVLNKAGVDYAVLGGVETDTGDTARRLGDEATFQQCASKLMETLSRYTFRRIVTADPHVLHSLRNEYRALGGFYEVQHHTAFMAELMASGKLTPKAAAVLADKKITYHDPCYLGRYNGETEAPRKLLKTIGIKVVEMERHGMRARCCGGGGGAPLTDIPGKQRIPDIRIADAKAVGADVVAVGCPQCTAMLEGVVGARPEVLDVAELVAAALE, from the coding sequence ATGAACCCCGTGTTTGTCATCACCGCCTTGCTGTGGCTCTCGGTGGCGGGTCTCGCCTTCGCCGTCATGAAGCGCGCGGCCTACTGGCGCGAAGGCCGCGCCACCGCGGCCGGCGCGTACGGATGGGCGAATCTGCTTAGTATCCCGAAGCGATATTTCGTCGACCTGCACCATGTCGTGGCGCGCGATCCGTACATCGCGAAGACGCACGTTGCGACAGCGGGCGGCGCGATTCTCGCGATGGCGCTCGTCTTCGTCAACTACGGTCTCGCGATCTATTCGCCGTGGATCGACAAGCTGATCTTCATCGCGGCGCTCGTCATGCTGGGCGGCACGTTCTTCGTGTGGAAGCGCAGGCACGGCGCGAAGCAAGTCCCCGCGCGTCTGTCGCGCGGACCGTGGGACGCGTTGCCGCTCTTGCTCGGCGCGTTCGCGTTCGGCCTCGCGTTGTTCACGCTGCTGCCCGCAACGTGGATGTCGGGTGCGCTTGCGATCATCGTCGCCTTGTCGATCGCGGCGGGCGCTTACACGATGACCTTCGGCGCGGCGCGCGGCGGCCCGATGAAGCACGCGATGGCGGGTCTTCTGCATCTCGCGTTTCATCCGCGTCAGGAGCGTTTCAAGGCGCAGCACGAAAACGACGTGGTGCCGCCCACGGCGCTGAAGAAGCCCGTGCTGGATGCCAAGGAATACGGCGTCGGCAAGCCGGTCGAGTTCCGCTGGAATCAGCTCTTGAGTTTCGATGCATGCGTGCAGTGCGGCAAGTGCGAAGCGGCGTGCCCCGCGTTCGCATCGGGCCAGCCGTTGAACCCGAAGAAGCTGATACAGGATCTCGTGACCGGCATGGTCGGCGGCACGGACGCGGCGTATGCGGGCAGCCCCACGCCGGGCATTCCCCTCGGCAAGCACGCGGGCGCGCCGGGCAAGCCGCTGATTTCGAGCATGGTCGAAGCAGACACCATCTGGTCCTGCACCACGTGCCGGGCATGCGTGCAGGAGTGCCCGATGCTGATCGAGCATGTCGATGCCATCGTCGATATGCGCCGCAATCAGACGCTCGTCGAAGGCGACGTGCCGGGCAAAGGCCCGATCACGCTCGCCAATCTGCGCGAGACCGGCAGCGCGAATGGCTACGACATCGGCGCGCGTTACGACTGGTCGGTGGATCTGCAAGTGCAGGTCGCGCAGCCGGGACGGCCGGTGGACGTGTTGCTGATAGCAGGCGAAGGCGCGTTCGACATGCGCTATCAACGCACGCTGCGCGCGTTCGTGAAGGTGCTGAACAAGGCGGGCGTCGATTACGCGGTGCTCGGCGGCGTGGAAACCGATACCGGCGATACCGCTCGCCGCCTGGGCGACGAAGCCACGTTCCAGCAATGCGCCTCGAAGCTGATGGAGACGTTGTCGCGCTATACGTTCCGGCGCATCGTCACGGCGGACCCGCATGTGCTGCATAGCCTGCGCAACGAGTATCGCGCGCTCGGCGGCTTCTACGAAGTGCAGCATCACACGGCGTTCATGGCCGAACTCATGGCCAGCGGCAAGCTCACACCGAAGGCGGCCGCGGTGCTCGCGGACAAGAAGATCACGTATCACGATCCCTGCTACCTCGGCCGCTACAACGGCGAGACCGAAGCGCCGCGCAAGCTGCTGAAGACCATCGGCATCAAGGTCGTCGAGATGGAACGTCACGGCATGCGCGCGCGCTGCTGTGGTGGCGGTGGCGGCGCGCCGCTCACCGATATCCCCGGCAAGCAGCGCATTCCCGACATTCGCATCGCGGACGCGAAAGCGGTGGGCGCCGATGTGGTCGCGGTGGGCTGCCCGCAATGCACCGCGATGCTCGAAGGCGTGGTCGGTGCTCGTCCAGAAGTGCTCGACGTGGCGGAGCTGGTCGCCGCAGCACTGGAGTAA
- a CDS encoding dipeptidase, whose amino-acid sequence MSTLHDNSIIIDGLNISKFERSVFEDMRKGGVTAVNCTVSVWEDFQKTVDNIAEMKQQIRDYSEILTLVRTTDDILRAKKENKTGIIFGFQNSYAFEDNLGYIEVFKELGVNVVQLCYNTQNLVGTGCYEADGGLSGYGREVIQEMNRVGIMVDLSHVGAKTSSDAIACSKKPVTYSHCCPSGLKEHPRNKTDEQLKEIADANGFVGVTMFAPFLKRGPDATVEDYLEAIEYVVDLIGEDRVGIGTDFTQGYSTEFFDWITHDKGRYRQLTNFGKVVNPEGIRTIGEFPNLTAAMERAGWSESRIKKVMGENWLRVFGDVWNV is encoded by the coding sequence ATGAGCACTCTGCACGATAACAGCATCATCATCGACGGTCTCAACATCTCGAAGTTCGAGCGCTCCGTGTTCGAGGATATGCGCAAGGGCGGCGTCACGGCGGTGAACTGCACCGTGTCCGTGTGGGAAGACTTTCAGAAGACCGTGGACAACATCGCGGAGATGAAGCAGCAGATCCGCGATTACAGCGAGATTCTCACGCTCGTGCGCACGACCGACGACATCCTGCGCGCGAAGAAAGAGAACAAGACGGGCATCATCTTCGGCTTCCAGAATTCGTATGCGTTCGAGGACAACCTCGGCTATATCGAAGTGTTCAAGGAACTCGGCGTGAACGTGGTGCAGCTTTGCTACAACACGCAGAACCTCGTCGGCACCGGCTGCTATGAAGCGGATGGCGGTCTGTCCGGCTATGGCCGCGAAGTGATTCAGGAGATGAATCGCGTCGGCATCATGGTCGATCTCTCGCACGTGGGCGCGAAGACGTCATCGGATGCGATCGCCTGCTCGAAGAAGCCCGTCACGTATTCGCATTGCTGCCCGTCCGGACTCAAGGAGCATCCCCGCAACAAGACGGATGAGCAACTGAAGGAAATCGCGGACGCCAACGGCTTCGTCGGCGTGACGATGTTCGCGCCGTTTTTGAAGCGCGGCCCCGACGCGACCGTCGAGGACTATCTCGAGGCTATCGAATACGTGGTCGATCTCATCGGCGAAGACCGCGTGGGGATCGGCACCGACTTCACGCAAGGCTACAGCACTGAGTTCTTCGACTGGATCACGCACGACAAGGGCCGTTATCGCCAGCTCACGAACTTCGGCAAGGTCGTGAATCCCGAAGGAATCCGAACGATCGGCGAATTCCCGAATCTGACGGCCGCGATGGAGCGCGCGGGCTGGAGCGAATCGCGCATCAAGAAGGTGATGGGCGAGAACTGGCTGCGCGTATTCGGCGATGTCTGGAACGTGTGA
- a CDS encoding MFS transporter gives MSTATQPRASAAARLERLPFSSYHRTIFIIIAVAFFFDSVDLGTMTFVLGSIKTEFGLSTATAGLVASASFFGMVLGAAVAGLLADRFGRRPVFQWSMVLWGVASYLCSTAHSVESLIFYRVLLGIGMGMEFPIAQTLLSEFVPTASRGRVIALMDGFWPLGFIASGVVSYFVLPHFGWRTEFALLAIPAVFVLIVRRVVPESPRWLEHRGRTADADSVLANVEAKVMKATGLRQLPAPSMLAEPPVEKGVGAFREIWSAAYRRRTIMVWMLWFFALLGFYGLTSWLGALMQQAGFAVTKSVLYTVLISLGGVPGFLCAAWLVERWGRKPTCIASLVGSGVMAYLYGQTALHAETPTLLICAGLAMQFFLFAMWAALYTYTPELYGTGARATGSGFASAIGRVGSLIGPYVVGVVLPVFGQGGVFSLGALCFVVAASAVWVLGVETRGVALEKLVSEAEHDEGAKVWASAKN, from the coding sequence ATGTCCACCGCCACACAGCCCCGCGCGAGCGCCGCGGCGCGGCTCGAACGCCTGCCGTTTTCGAGCTATCACCGCACCATCTTCATCATCATCGCGGTGGCCTTCTTCTTCGATTCCGTCGATCTCGGCACCATGACCTTCGTGCTCGGTTCGATCAAGACCGAGTTCGGCCTTTCGACGGCGACGGCGGGCCTCGTCGCGAGCGCGAGTTTCTTCGGCATGGTGCTGGGCGCGGCCGTCGCGGGCCTGCTTGCCGATCGCTTCGGCCGACGTCCCGTGTTCCAGTGGAGCATGGTGCTCTGGGGCGTCGCGTCGTATCTCTGTTCGACGGCGCATTCCGTCGAATCGCTCATCTTCTATCGCGTGCTGCTCGGCATCGGCATGGGAATGGAATTCCCGATCGCGCAGACGCTGTTGTCCGAGTTCGTGCCGACCGCATCGCGCGGCAGAGTGATTGCCCTGATGGATGGCTTCTGGCCGCTCGGGTTCATCGCATCCGGCGTGGTGTCGTACTTCGTGTTGCCGCACTTCGGCTGGCGTACCGAGTTCGCGTTGCTCGCCATTCCCGCTGTGTTCGTGCTGATCGTGCGGCGCGTGGTGCCCGAGTCGCCGCGTTGGCTCGAACATCGCGGACGCACGGCGGATGCGGACAGCGTGCTCGCGAACGTCGAAGCAAAGGTGATGAAGGCGACCGGCTTGCGCCAGCTGCCGGCGCCCTCGATGCTCGCCGAGCCGCCGGTGGAGAAAGGCGTCGGCGCATTCCGTGAAATCTGGAGCGCGGCGTACAGGCGTCGGACGATCATGGTGTGGATGCTGTGGTTCTTCGCGCTGCTCGGCTTCTATGGGCTGACCTCATGGCTCGGCGCGCTGATGCAGCAAGCGGGCTTCGCGGTGACGAAGTCCGTGCTCTATACGGTGCTGATCTCGCTCGGCGGCGTCCCCGGCTTCTTGTGCGCGGCGTGGCTTGTCGAGCGATGGGGACGCAAGCCGACGTGCATCGCATCGCTCGTCGGCAGCGGCGTGATGGCTTACCTCTACGGACAGACCGCGCTGCACGCAGAGACGCCGACCTTGCTGATCTGCGCCGGACTCGCCATGCAGTTCTTCCTCTTCGCGATGTGGGCCGCGCTCTACACCTACACGCCCGAGTTGTACGGAACCGGCGCGCGTGCCACCGGGTCGGGCTTCGCGTCGGCGATCGGGCGCGTGGGGTCGTTGATCGGGCCTTATGTCGTGGGCGTTGTGTTGCCGGTGTTCGGGCAGGGCGGCGTGTTCTCGCTCGGAGCGTTGTGCTTCGTGGTGGCGGCCTCGGCGGTCTGGGTGCTGGGCGTGGAGACGCGAGGCGTGGCGCTCGAGAAGCTCGTCTCGGAGGCCGAGCACGATGAAGGCGCGAAGGTCTGGGCTTCGGCCAAGAACTGA
- the fdhA gene encoding formaldehyde dehydrogenase, glutathione-independent, with the protein MSTNRGVVYLGQGKVEVQSIDYPRMVDPRGRDIGHGVILKVVSTNICGSDQHMVRGRTTAPIGLVLGHEITGEVIEIGRDVETLAIGDLVSVPFNVACGRCPTCKAQHTGVCLNVNPSRAGGAYGYVDMGGWIGGQAEYVMVPYADFNLLKFPDKAQAMSKIRDLTCLSDILPTGYHGAVMAGVKPGATVYVAGAGPVGMAAAASARLLGAACTIVGDMNEERLAHARKMGFETVDLSKDATLAQQIEQILGKPEVDSAVDCVGFEAHGHGSEHNAEAPATVLNSLMEITKAAGAIGIPGLYVTDDPGAADAAAKQGSLSIRFGLGWAKSHSFHTGQTPVMKYNRNLMQAILWDRLPIADIVNVSVVSLDQAPDGYRQFDGGAPRKFVLDPHGMLKAA; encoded by the coding sequence ATGAGCACGAATCGCGGCGTCGTATATCTCGGTCAGGGCAAGGTCGAAGTGCAGTCCATCGACTATCCGAGAATGGTCGATCCGCGTGGCCGCGACATCGGCCACGGCGTCATTCTCAAAGTCGTCAGCACCAACATCTGCGGTTCGGACCAGCACATGGTTCGCGGCCGCACCACCGCGCCCATCGGACTCGTGCTCGGCCACGAGATCACAGGCGAAGTCATCGAGATCGGCCGCGACGTCGAAACGCTCGCCATCGGCGATCTCGTGTCCGTTCCCTTCAACGTCGCGTGCGGACGCTGTCCCACGTGCAAGGCGCAGCACACGGGCGTGTGCCTGAACGTGAACCCGTCGCGCGCGGGCGGGGCATACGGTTATGTCGACATGGGCGGCTGGATCGGCGGACAAGCCGAGTACGTGATGGTGCCGTACGCCGACTTCAACCTGCTCAAGTTCCCCGACAAGGCGCAGGCGATGTCGAAGATCCGCGACCTCACCTGTCTCTCCGACATTCTCCCGACCGGCTATCACGGCGCCGTCATGGCGGGCGTGAAGCCGGGCGCGACCGTCTATGTCGCGGGCGCGGGACCGGTCGGCATGGCGGCGGCGGCATCGGCGCGTCTCTTGGGCGCGGCCTGCACCATCGTCGGCGACATGAACGAAGAGCGCCTCGCGCACGCGCGCAAGATGGGCTTCGAGACGGTCGACCTATCGAAAGACGCGACGCTCGCGCAACAGATCGAACAGATTCTCGGCAAGCCGGAAGTGGATAGCGCCGTCGATTGCGTCGGCTTCGAAGCGCACGGTCATGGTAGCGAGCACAACGCGGAAGCGCCGGCAACGGTCCTCAATTCGCTGATGGAAATCACGAAGGCAGCGGGCGCGATCGGTATTCCGGGTCTCTACGTCACCGACGATCCCGGCGCCGCCGATGCCGCCGCGAAGCAGGGCAGTCTCAGCATCCGCTTCGGCCTCGGCTGGGCGAAGTCGCATTCGTTCCACACGGGCCAAACGCCGGTGATGAAGTACAACCGCAATCTCATGCAAGCGATTCTGTGGGATCGTCTGCCGATTGCGGATATCGTGAACGTGTCGGTGGTATCGCTCGATCAGGCGCCTGACGGTTATCGTCAATTCGATGGCGGCGCGCCGCGCAAGTTCGTGCTCGATCCGCACGGCATGCTCAAAGCGGCCTAA
- a CDS encoding GlxA family transcriptional regulator translates to MSSDRTASLAHFAFMPLPNFTMMAFTNAIEVLRMANYLTGQPLYRWSIVSPTGGPVTASNGLSVDTGPVECVGQPDIVFVVGGIDVQRSTALEHLSALRRFARTGCVLGSLCTGTYALARAGLLAGYACAIHWENMSALKEEFPDTRFLKELFVIDRDRVTCTGGVAPLDMMLNLIASRVGTSRVTQIAEQFIVEHVRDTSAQQRMPLVARLGSANKSLFEVISLMENNIEEPLSREELARLAGMSQRQVQRLFREHLGMTPTHYYLTLRLRRARELLLQTDMSIMHITMACGFQSACHFSKSYRDAFGTAPTRERRKQVPPLSSVPVMVA, encoded by the coding sequence ATGTCTTCCGATCGCACGGCGTCGCTGGCTCACTTCGCCTTCATGCCGCTTCCCAACTTCACGATGATGGCGTTCACCAACGCAATCGAAGTGCTGCGCATGGCGAACTATCTGACGGGGCAGCCGCTGTATCGATGGTCCATCGTGAGCCCCACGGGCGGGCCCGTCACGGCGAGCAATGGACTGTCCGTCGATACGGGACCGGTGGAATGCGTGGGCCAGCCGGATATCGTGTTCGTGGTCGGCGGCATCGACGTGCAGCGTTCGACCGCGCTGGAGCATCTCTCTGCGTTGCGCCGCTTCGCGCGCACGGGCTGCGTGCTCGGCAGCCTCTGCACCGGCACGTATGCGCTTGCGCGTGCCGGCTTGTTGGCGGGCTATGCCTGCGCGATTCACTGGGAGAACATGTCGGCGCTTAAAGAAGAGTTTCCGGACACGCGCTTCCTGAAGGAACTCTTCGTGATCGACCGAGACCGCGTGACGTGTACCGGCGGCGTCGCGCCGCTCGACATGATGCTGAATCTGATCGCCTCGCGCGTCGGCACATCGCGCGTCACGCAGATCGCCGAGCAGTTCATCGTCGAACACGTGCGGGATACGAGCGCGCAGCAGCGCATGCCCCTGGTCGCGCGGCTGGGATCGGCGAACAAGTCCTTGTTCGAAGTGATCTCGCTGATGGAGAACAACATCGAAGAGCCGTTGTCCCGCGAAGAACTCGCGCGGCTTGCCGGCATGTCGCAACGGCAAGTGCAGCGGCTCTTTCGCGAGCATCTCGGCATGACGCCGACGCATTACTACCTGACGCTGCGTTTGCGACGCGCGCGCGAGCTGCTGTTGCAGACGGACATGTCGATCATGCACATCACGATGGCGTGCGGATTTCAGTCCGCGTGCCACTTTTCGAAGAGCTATCGCGATGCATTCGGCACAGCGCCCACGCGCGAGAGAAGGAAGCAGGTGCCGCCTTTGAGTTCAGTGCCTGTGATGGTGGCTTGA
- a CDS encoding NADH:flavin oxidoreductase has product MRYPNLFKPLTLNKLTLRNRIVSTAHAEVYAEPGGLPGDRYIRYYEEKAKGGVGLAVCGGSSPVSIDSPQGWWKSVNLSTDKIIDPLSRLAEAMHRHGAKIMIQATHMGRRSAWHGENWPHLMTPSGVREPVHRGNAKIIEVEEIRRIIEDFAAAAKRVKDAGMDGIEISAAHQHLIDQFWSPRTNFRTDEWGGSLENRLRFGVEVLKAVREAVGADFCVGLRMCGDEFHEDGLSHENLKEIAQAMSETGLIDYIGVIGSGADTHNTLANCMPPMALPPEPFVHLAAGIKSVVKLPIMHAQSIRDAGQAERLLANGMVDLVGMTRAQIADPHMVIKIRDGREDEIKQCVGANYCIDRQYNGLDVLCVQNAATSREATMPHVIEKTRGPKRKVVVVGAGPAGLEAARVAKSRGHDVVLFEKNDYVGGQIMLAAKAPQREQMAGIVRWFDMETKRLGVDRRLGVAADDKAIMAEKPDIVVLATGGSSFTDQVPAWGVEQGLAVSAWDVLSGKVEPGKNVLVYDGVSTHAGAGVADFIASRGGNVEIVTPDVKVADDVGGTTFPIFYRRLYAQGVIHTPNYWLDKVYEEDGKKIAVLRNEYTEEQEERAVDQVVIENGSTPNDALYWKLKPESLNRGQVDVHTLFAAQAQPCLSEELGNGRFLLFRVGDCISMHNIHGAIYDALRLCKDF; this is encoded by the coding sequence ATGCGTTACCCGAACCTTTTCAAGCCGCTCACGCTGAACAAGCTGACTCTGCGTAACCGCATCGTCAGCACGGCGCACGCGGAGGTTTATGCCGAACCGGGCGGCCTGCCCGGCGATCGCTATATCCGCTATTACGAGGAAAAAGCGAAGGGTGGCGTGGGACTCGCCGTGTGCGGCGGTTCGAGCCCGGTGTCGATCGACAGCCCGCAAGGCTGGTGGAAGTCGGTGAACCTGTCGACCGACAAGATCATCGATCCGCTCTCGCGTCTTGCCGAAGCCATGCACCGTCACGGCGCGAAGATCATGATCCAGGCCACGCACATGGGCCGCCGCTCCGCATGGCATGGCGAGAACTGGCCGCATCTGATGACGCCCTCGGGCGTGCGCGAGCCGGTGCATCGCGGCAACGCGAAGATCATCGAAGTGGAAGAGATTCGCCGCATCATCGAAGACTTCGCCGCCGCTGCGAAGCGCGTGAAAGATGCGGGCATGGACGGCATCGAAATCTCGGCGGCGCACCAGCATCTGATCGATCAGTTCTGGAGCCCGCGCACCAACTTTCGCACGGACGAGTGGGGCGGCTCGCTCGAAAACCGCCTGCGTTTCGGCGTGGAAGTGCTGAAGGCGGTGCGCGAAGCCGTGGGCGCCGACTTCTGCGTGGGCCTGCGCATGTGCGGCGACGAGTTCCACGAAGACGGCCTCTCGCACGAGAACCTCAAGGAGATCGCGCAGGCCATGTCCGAGACGGGCCTCATCGATTACATCGGTGTGATCGGCTCCGGCGCGGATACGCATAACACGCTCGCCAACTGCATGCCGCCGATGGCGCTCCCGCCCGAGCCGTTCGTGCATCTCGCAGCAGGCATCAAGTCGGTGGTGAAGCTGCCGATCATGCATGCGCAGAGCATTCGCGATGCAGGACAGGCCGAGCGTCTGCTCGCGAACGGCATGGTCGATCTGGTCGGCATGACGCGCGCGCAGATTGCGGACCCGCATATGGTCATCAAGATTCGCGATGGCCGCGAGGACGAGATCAAGCAATGTGTCGGCGCGAACTATTGCATCGACCGCCAGTACAACGGGCTCGACGTGCTGTGCGTGCAGAACGCGGCGACATCGCGTGAAGCGACCATGCCGCATGTCATCGAAAAGACGCGCGGACCGAAGCGCAAGGTCGTGGTCGTCGGCGCGGGGCCTGCGGGACTGGAGGCGGCGCGCGTGGCGAAATCGCGCGGGCATGACGTCGTGCTCTTCGAGAAGAACGATTACGTCGGCGGTCAGATCATGCTTGCCGCAAAGGCGCCGCAACGCGAGCAGATGGCCGGCATCGTCCGATGGTTCGACATGGAAACGAAGCGGCTCGGCGTGGACCGGCGTCTGGGCGTCGCGGCCGACGACAAGGCCATCATGGCGGAGAAGCCCGATATCGTCGTGCTGGCGACGGGCGGTTCGTCGTTCACGGATCAGGTGCCTGCATGGGGCGTCGAGCAAGGGCTCGCCGTAAGCGCGTGGGACGTTCTCTCGGGCAAGGTCGAGCCGGGCAAGAACGTGCTCGTCTACGACGGCGTGAGCACGCATGCCGGCGCGGGCGTGGCGGACTTCATCGCATCGCGCGGTGGAAACGTCGAGATCGTGACGCCCGATGTGAAAGTGGCCGACGACGTGGGCGGCACCACGTTCCCCATCTTCTATCGGCGTCTGTATGCGCAAGGCGTCATCCATACGCCGAACTACTGGCTCGACAAGGTGTACGAGGAAGACGGCAAGAAGATCGCCGTGCTGCGCAACGAGTACACGGAAGAGCAGGAAGAGCGCGCGGTCGATCAGGTGGTGATCGAGAACGGCAGCACGCCCAACGACGCGCTGTACTGGAAGCTCAAGCCCGAATCGCTCAATCGCGGCCAGGTGGACGTGCACACGCTCTTCGCGGCGCAAGCGCAACCGTGCTTGTCCGAAGAACTCGGCAACGGGCGCTTCCTGCTGTTCAGGGTGGGCGACTGCATCTCGATGCACAACATCCACGGCGCGATCTACGACGCCCTGCGGCTTTGCAAAGACTTTTGA
- a CDS encoding serine hydroxymethyltransferase: MSNPNPFFQAPLAARDASVRSAILKELERQQSQVELIASENIVSRAVLEAQGSVLTNKYAEGYPGKRYYGGCEFVDEVEALAIDRIKQLFGAKFANVQPHSGAQANGAVMLALAKPGDTVLGMSLDAGGHLTHGAKPALSGKWFNAVQYGVSRDTLLIDYEQIEELAQQHKPSLIIAGFSAYPRKLDFKRLRAIADNAGAKLMVDMAHIAGIIAAGRHENPVEHAHVVTSTTHKTLRGPRGGFVLTNDEDIAKKINSAVFPGLQGGPLMHVIAGKAVAFGEALQPDFKSYIDNVLANAQALGEVLKAGGVDLVTGGTDNHLLLVDLRPKNLKGNQVEQALERAGITCNKNGIPFDTEKPTVTSGVRLGTPAGTTRGFGVNEFRDIGRLILEVFDSLRAHPDGDPQTEQRVRREIFALCERFPIY; encoded by the coding sequence ATGTCGAACCCGAATCCCTTCTTCCAAGCGCCGCTCGCGGCCCGCGATGCCTCGGTGCGCAGCGCGATACTGAAAGAGCTGGAGCGCCAGCAATCGCAGGTGGAATTGATCGCGTCGGAGAACATCGTGTCGCGCGCCGTGCTGGAAGCGCAAGGCTCCGTTCTGACGAATAAGTACGCAGAAGGCTATCCGGGCAAGCGCTATTACGGCGGCTGCGAATTCGTCGATGAAGTCGAGGCGCTCGCAATCGATCGCATCAAGCAACTCTTCGGCGCGAAGTTCGCGAACGTGCAGCCGCATTCGGGCGCACAGGCCAATGGCGCCGTGATGCTCGCGCTGGCGAAGCCGGGCGACACCGTGCTCGGCATGTCGCTCGATGCAGGCGGCCATCTCACGCATGGCGCGAAGCCGGCGCTCTCGGGCAAGTGGTTCAACGCGGTGCAGTACGGCGTGAGCCGCGACACCCTGCTCATCGACTATGAGCAGATCGAGGAACTGGCGCAGCAGCACAAGCCGTCGCTCATCATCGCGGGCTTCTCGGCTTATCCGCGCAAGCTGGACTTCAAGCGGCTGCGCGCGATCGCGGACAACGCGGGCGCGAAGCTGATGGTCGATATGGCGCACATCGCGGGCATCATCGCGGCGGGGCGTCATGAGAATCCGGTGGAGCACGCGCATGTCGTGACGTCCACCACGCACAAGACGCTGCGTGGTCCGCGCGGCGGCTTCGTGCTGACCAACGACGAAGACATCGCCAAGAAGATCAATTCCGCCGTGTTCCCGGGGCTGCAAGGCGGTCCGCTGATGCATGTGATCGCGGGCAAGGCCGTGGCCTTCGGCGAGGCGCTGCAGCCGGATTTCAAGAGCTATATCGACAACGTGCTCGCGAACGCGCAAGCACTCGGCGAAGTGCTCAAGGCGGGCGGCGTCGATCTCGTGACGGGCGGCACCGACAACCATCTGTTGCTCGTCGATCTGCGTCCGAAGAACCTGAAGGGCAATCAGGTCGAGCAGGCGCTGGAGCGCGCGGGCATCACCTGCAACAAGAACGGCATTCCGTTCGATACGGAAAAGCCCACGGTAACGTCAGGCGTTCGCCTCGGCACGCCGGCGGGCACCACGCGCGGCTTCGGCGTGAACGAGTTCCGCGACATCGGCCGCCTGATTCTCGAAGTCTTCGACTCGCTGCGCGCGCATCCCGATGGCGACCCGCAAACCGAACAACGCGTGCGCCGCGAAATCTTCGCGCTGTGCGAACGCTTCCCCATCTACTGA
- a CDS encoding DUF5943 domain-containing protein, giving the protein MQPQLPIDVDAQTGVWTTDALPMLYVPRHFFTNNHVAVEEALGRETYAEILYRAGYKSAYHWCDKEAAKHGIAGMDVFEHYLKRLSQRGWGLFDIVESDPQSAMARIHLRHSSFVLAQPGKQGKLCYMFAGWFAGAMDWVNDTVSDSAKKGPRSRSIETQCAAEGHDHCVFEVSPLQLHA; this is encoded by the coding sequence ATGCAACCGCAACTGCCTATCGACGTCGACGCGCAAACGGGCGTCTGGACCACCGACGCGCTGCCGATGCTTTACGTGCCGCGTCACTTCTTCACGAACAATCATGTGGCCGTGGAAGAAGCACTGGGACGCGAGACGTACGCCGAGATTCTCTACAGGGCCGGCTACAAGTCCGCGTATCACTGGTGCGACAAGGAAGCCGCAAAGCACGGCATCGCCGGCATGGACGTGTTCGAGCATTACCTCAAGCGCCTGTCGCAGCGCGGCTGGGGTCTCTTCGATATCGTCGAATCGGACCCGCAAAGCGCGATGGCGCGCATCCACTTGCGGCACTCGTCGTTCGTGCTCGCGCAGCCCGGCAAGCAGGGCAAGCTCTGCTACATGTTCGCGGGCTGGTTCGCCGGCGCGATGGACTGGGTGAACGACACCGTATCAGACAGCGCGAAGAAGGGCCCGCGCTCGCGATCCATCGAAACGCAATGCGCGGCGGAAGGCCACGATCATTGCGTGTTCGAAGTGTCGCCGTTGCAACTCCACGCGTAG